The following coding sequences are from one Mytilus trossulus isolate FHL-02 chromosome 8, PNRI_Mtr1.1.1.hap1, whole genome shotgun sequence window:
- the LOC134728134 gene encoding X-box-binding protein 1-like — MVTTKDIMSGNTTRTIVITTSSGNVPKLVTVNASAVEDIFSDDGGGPRKRRRLTNLSPEEKMLRRKLKNRVAAQTARDRKKELMGTLEQQVTRLMDQNKRLQDENKKLKTQSSSLITENQHLKERLGQPGSLAERKSESTGSAVSFDLLPWGQTQKLSQSMMPYATSVLTMSLCLALFSRSALNQKQMVPVEEVTLQSSLPKEIPPKSLPTLAWWGPHQRSWNPSMNS; from the exons ATGGTTACTACGAAAGACATAATGTCAGGAAATACAACTCGAACGATAGTTATAACCACATCCAGTGGAAATGTTCCAAAATTGGTGACCGTCAACGCCTCTGCTGTCGAAGACATTTTCAGTGATGATGGGGGAGGACCACGTAAACGGCGTCGGCTCACAAACCTTTCCCCGGAGGAGAAAATGTTAAGAAG AAAACTAAAAAACAGAGTCGCAGCACAGACAGCTAGAGATAGAAAGAAAGAATTGATGGGAACTCTGGAACAACAAGTCACTAGACTAATGGATCAAAACAAACGTCTCcaagatgaaaacaaaaaactcaAAACACAGTCATCATCATTAATTACAGAAAATCAACACCTTAAAGAACGCCTGGGCCAACCTGGTTCATTGGCTGAGAGAAAATCTGAGTCCACAGGATCTGCAGTATCCTTTGACCTCCTGCCGTGGGGACAAACTCAGAAGTTGTCTCAGTCAATGATGCCATACGCAACCTCTGTTCTGACAATGAG TCTCTGCTTAGCATTGTTCAGCAGATCAGCTCTAAACCAGAAACAGATGGTACCAGTAGAGGAAGTGACTCTTCAATCCTCACTGCCCAAGGAAATACCCCCAAAATCTCTGCCAACTCTGGCGTGGTGGGGCCCACATCAGCGGAGTTGGAATCCATCAATGAACTCATAA